A region from the Phycisphaerae bacterium genome encodes:
- a CDS encoding PQQ-binding-like beta-propeller repeat protein, which yields MKKNLMTVFSALIMVAGAGAPVAAGATPDYGTKKGDWPMWGGTPDRNMVSGEKGIPAEWDVETGKNIKWRAPLGSQTYGNPVIVGNRILVGTNNGGELRPNIKGDKGVVLCLDRDTGKLVWQATHDKLPTGRVNDWPEQGICSTAYVDNNRAYYVSNRAEVVCADMEGFHDGENDGPFKDEKYTEELDGDFIWKFDMIEELGVFPHNLATSSPVGGGDLLFVITSNGVDEGHLDLPSPMAPAFIALNKNTGELVWTRNDPGRNTLHGQWSSPAYGEVNGKPQVIFGGGDGWVYGVEPRKGELIWKFNLNPPGSEWKLGGRGTKNNIISTPVIYDNKVFLAVGQDPEHGEGPGHFYAIDATKTGDVTGSGKIWHVGGENFNRTISTAAIADGLVYISDLSGFLYCLDLATGKQNWKYDMLSAVWGSPYVVDDKVFLGDEDGEVVVLKHDKKMQKLAVNDMGNAVYTTPVASHGVLYVTNRRMLFAIEQGK from the coding sequence ATGAAGAAGAACCTGATGACGGTCTTTTCGGCTCTGATCATGGTCGCCGGCGCTGGAGCGCCGGTTGCCGCCGGCGCGACGCCCGACTACGGCACAAAGAAGGGCGACTGGCCGATGTGGGGCGGCACTCCGGACCGCAACATGGTTTCGGGGGAGAAAGGCATCCCGGCCGAATGGGACGTCGAAACCGGCAAGAACATCAAATGGCGTGCCCCGCTTGGCTCGCAGACTTACGGCAACCCGGTGATCGTGGGCAACCGAATTCTTGTCGGCACGAACAACGGCGGTGAGCTACGTCCCAACATCAAGGGCGACAAGGGCGTCGTGCTGTGCCTGGATCGCGATACGGGAAAACTGGTCTGGCAGGCAACGCACGACAAACTCCCTACGGGGCGCGTGAACGACTGGCCCGAACAGGGCATCTGCTCGACCGCGTACGTGGACAATAACCGGGCCTATTACGTCAGCAACCGTGCGGAAGTCGTCTGTGCGGACATGGAAGGATTCCACGACGGGGAGAACGACGGCCCGTTCAAGGACGAGAAATACACCGAAGAGCTCGACGGGGACTTCATCTGGAAGTTCGACATGATCGAAGAGTTGGGTGTGTTTCCGCACAACCTGGCGACCTCCTCGCCCGTCGGCGGCGGTGATCTGCTCTTCGTGATTACTTCCAACGGTGTGGACGAAGGGCACCTCGATCTGCCATCGCCGATGGCGCCGGCGTTTATCGCTCTGAACAAGAACACCGGCGAACTGGTCTGGACGCGGAACGATCCCGGACGGAATACGCTGCACGGGCAATGGTCGTCGCCCGCCTACGGAGAAGTGAACGGCAAGCCGCAGGTGATCTTTGGCGGTGGCGACGGGTGGGTCTACGGCGTGGAACCCAGGAAAGGCGAGCTGATCTGGAAGTTCAACCTCAACCCTCCGGGCAGTGAATGGAAATTGGGTGGTCGGGGTACCAAAAACAACATCATTTCCACGCCCGTCATCTATGATAACAAAGTATTCCTGGCGGTCGGACAGGACCCCGAGCATGGCGAAGGCCCCGGGCATTTCTATGCCATCGACGCCACCAAGACTGGAGACGTCACCGGGAGCGGGAAGATCTGGCACGTGGGAGGAGAGAATTTCAACCGCACGATCTCCACGGCCGCGATCGCCGACGGGCTGGTGTACATTTCCGATCTCAGCGGATTCCTGTATTGCCTGGATCTGGCGACCGGCAAGCAGAACTGGAAGTACGACATGCTCTCGGCCGTGTGGGGCTCGCCCTACGTTGTCGATGACAAGGTCTTCCTGGGTGACGAGGACGGAGAAGTGGTCGTGCTCAAGCACGACAAGAAGATGCAGAAGCTGGCGGTCAACGATATGGGCAATGCCGTGTACACGACGCCGGTTGCATCTCACGGTGTTCTCTATGTGACGAATCGGCGGATGCTCTTCGCAATCGAACAGGGAAAATAG
- a CDS encoding aldehyde dehydrogenase, translating to MLHLPILRFGQSYESIDKAEIVHHATGEVVALVSQANSGLIVRDLHRTADDVLERFSVVELFALCQRAAELFANANLPCGDSQQSFDDYIRLLSATTGMPVSYCRNNAEKVRRVLAEIDLVVRGLTRGFDLSILDRGYGENAGSMLSYFRAGRRFGVVLPSNSPGVHSLWIPAIALKAPVALKPGREEPWTPLRVIEALSAAGVPREAFGFYPTDHAGSGELLRNVDRGMVFGDTNTTRPWVNDPRIEVHGPGFSKIVLGDDTAEDWEKYLDVIEASIAANGGRSCINASGVWTPRHGWEIAEALAERFAKIEALPAEDPQASVAAFANPRVAEAISVSIDAGLHVEGAIDVTRSRRGTDRLVRRGRLAWLLPTVVRCDDREHPLVNREFLFPFASIVECPTAKMPEAIGPSLVVSAITGDRALQTALMNSPNVDRLNLGPIPTMRIAWDQPHEGNLFELLYRQRAFQTEPAA from the coding sequence ATGCTTCACCTTCCCATCCTTCGCTTCGGCCAGTCTTACGAGAGCATCGACAAGGCCGAGATCGTTCATCACGCCACGGGCGAGGTCGTGGCACTGGTCAGCCAGGCGAACAGCGGGCTTATTGTCCGCGACCTGCACCGCACGGCCGATGACGTTCTGGAGCGGTTCTCCGTCGTCGAGCTCTTCGCCCTCTGTCAGCGCGCCGCCGAATTGTTTGCGAATGCAAACTTGCCATGCGGGGACAGTCAGCAGTCCTTCGATGATTACATTCGCCTGCTCTCCGCCACGACGGGCATGCCCGTCTCCTATTGCCGCAACAATGCCGAGAAGGTTCGTCGTGTGCTCGCGGAGATCGACCTGGTCGTTCGCGGACTGACGCGCGGGTTCGATCTTTCCATCCTCGATCGCGGCTATGGCGAGAACGCCGGTTCAATGCTGAGCTACTTCCGCGCCGGGCGGCGCTTCGGCGTCGTGCTGCCGAGCAACTCGCCCGGTGTGCACTCGCTATGGATCCCGGCGATCGCCCTGAAGGCGCCGGTCGCACTCAAACCCGGCCGGGAGGAGCCGTGGACGCCGCTGCGGGTGATCGAGGCACTTTCCGCCGCCGGTGTTCCACGCGAGGCGTTCGGGTTCTATCCCACGGATCATGCCGGCTCCGGCGAGCTCTTGCGCAATGTCGATCGCGGCATGGTCTTCGGTGATACGAACACGACTCGTCCGTGGGTAAACGATCCGCGGATCGAGGTACACGGCCCGGGCTTCAGCAAGATTGTTCTTGGCGACGATACGGCCGAAGACTGGGAGAAGTATCTGGATGTGATCGAGGCGTCGATTGCCGCCAACGGCGGGCGATCCTGCATCAACGCTTCCGGCGTGTGGACTCCGCGCCATGGGTGGGAAATCGCCGAGGCGCTGGCGGAGCGGTTCGCCAAGATCGAGGCCCTTCCGGCGGAAGATCCACAGGCATCGGTGGCGGCGTTTGCCAACCCCAGGGTGGCCGAGGCGATTTCGGTGTCGATCGACGCCGGTTTGCACGTTGAAGGTGCCATTGATGTGACACGATCCAGACGAGGGACGGATCGGCTCGTGCGCCGTGGGCGACTGGCCTGGTTGCTTCCCACCGTGGTACGCTGCGACGATCGCGAGCATCCGCTGGTCAATCGCGAGTTCCTGTTTCCGTTTGCGTCCATTGTCGAGTGCCCCACGGCGAAAATGCCCGAGGCCATCGGTCCTTCCCTGGTGGTCAGCGCGATCACTGGTGATCGGGCGCTTCAGACGGCGCTGATGAACTCCCCTAACGTCGATCGCCTCAACCTGGGGCCCATCCCCACCATGCGCATCGCGTGGGACCAGCCGCACGAGGGTAACCTGTTCGAGTTGCTTTATCGCCAGCGTGCATTTCAGACAGAGCCCGCAGCATGA
- a CDS encoding iron-containing alcohol dehydrogenase, which yields MTDKGPSLPAVLEHSPVHVVFGACGLTKLGALAREEGAQRVLLVTDPGIREAGHVGRAEASLCEAGLVTSVFDRVSENPTTAHVENGLGAARDADVDFLVALGGGSAMDCAKGINLLLSNGGQVAEYWGVDKAVRPMRPMIAIPTTAGTGSEAQSFALISDATTHQKMACGDRRHPRKGGLRPRVAILDPELTRSQPPAVAAAAGIDAVTHALESSGSTARNDVSRAFSREAWRLLDGAFERAMTNPADDDARAAMLLGAHLAGAAIENAMLGAGHACANPLTSEFGMTHGRAVGLMLPAVVRFNAERGANPYADLCDDPERLALRLEALLDTASIPRRLREYGIPEESLPRLAELAAKQWTAGFNPRPAAPRDLLRIYRAVA from the coding sequence ATGACGGACAAGGGTCCATCGCTGCCGGCTGTCCTCGAGCACAGCCCCGTCCACGTCGTTTTCGGCGCCTGTGGCCTGACAAAGCTCGGCGCGCTGGCTCGCGAGGAGGGCGCGCAGCGCGTGCTGCTGGTGACGGATCCGGGCATTCGGGAAGCGGGCCACGTGGGTCGCGCCGAAGCGTCGCTGTGCGAAGCGGGCCTGGTGACGTCCGTATTCGATCGCGTGTCCGAAAACCCTACGACTGCTCACGTTGAGAATGGCCTGGGCGCCGCCCGCGACGCCGATGTCGATTTCCTCGTCGCCCTCGGCGGGGGAAGCGCGATGGATTGCGCCAAGGGCATCAATCTGCTGCTCTCCAATGGTGGCCAGGTTGCGGAATATTGGGGCGTCGACAAGGCGGTTCGTCCGATGCGGCCGATGATCGCAATCCCGACCACGGCCGGTACAGGAAGCGAGGCGCAATCATTTGCCCTGATCAGCGATGCAACGACTCACCAGAAAATGGCTTGCGGCGATCGCCGACATCCGCGAAAGGGCGGCCTGCGGCCCCGCGTGGCGATTCTCGACCCGGAGCTCACGCGGAGCCAGCCGCCTGCTGTCGCCGCTGCCGCGGGAATCGACGCCGTAACGCACGCGTTGGAGTCGTCCGGATCGACGGCTCGGAATGACGTCTCGCGGGCTTTTTCCCGGGAAGCCTGGCGTCTGCTGGACGGGGCCTTCGAGCGGGCGATGACCAATCCCGCCGACGACGACGCACGGGCGGCCATGCTCCTCGGAGCGCATCTGGCTGGTGCAGCGATCGAGAACGCCATGCTCGGAGCGGGCCATGCGTGCGCGAATCCGCTAACTTCGGAGTTTGGCATGACTCACGGCCGGGCTGTCGGTCTAATGCTGCCGGCGGTGGTGCGGTTCAACGCCGAACGGGGCGCGAATCCCTACGCCGATCTCTGCGACGATCCCGAGCGCCTCGCTCTGCGGCTTGAAGCCTTGCTTGATACGGCATCCATTCCGCGCCGGCTTCGGGAGTACGGCATTCCAGAGGAATCCCTGCCGCGTCTCGCGGAACTCGCGGCCAAACAGTGGACGGCGGGGTTCAATCCTCGGCCGGCGGCGCCGAGGGATCTTCTGAGAATCTATCGCGCCGTTGCGTAG
- the pheS gene encoding phenylalanine--tRNA ligase subunit alpha, with protein MAEGPGAARVPGRFHVTLDELRNSIAAIEQEVRGAIPGLQHADALRGLESRVLGKSGSLGSLIGAIKDYPSAERGQVGKTVNEAKERIKGLIDARLEELHAAAAAAEARAAESFDPTLPGEREPMGSVHPVTVVQWEIERIFERLGFTVEAGPEMESEFNNFEALNIPASHPARDMQDTFWLDNDMVLRTHTSPVQHRAMKKFGAPLRIIAPGRCFRYETLDASHENSFHQVEGLLIDRDISIGNLIAMARTLLSEVMHREVQLRVRPGFFPFVEPGIEIDMNCQICRGEGCPTCKRSGWIEILPAGMVHPNVLTAGGIDPGEYSGFAFGLGLTRLAMMKFGIRDIRVLNSGDLRALISPERLGGPLLARNGGREISAI; from the coding sequence ATGGCGGAGGGCCCCGGCGCGGCGCGGGTTCCCGGTAGATTCCACGTGACCTTGGACGAATTGAGAAACAGCATTGCGGCGATCGAGCAGGAGGTCCGGGGGGCGATTCCGGGCCTGCAACACGCCGATGCCCTGCGCGGGCTGGAATCGCGCGTTCTGGGCAAGAGCGGTTCACTGGGATCCCTGATCGGCGCCATCAAGGACTATCCTTCCGCCGAGCGCGGGCAGGTCGGCAAGACGGTCAACGAGGCAAAGGAGCGGATCAAGGGGCTGATCGACGCACGGCTCGAGGAGCTCCATGCGGCAGCCGCAGCGGCTGAGGCTCGGGCGGCAGAGTCGTTCGATCCGACCTTGCCCGGTGAGCGCGAGCCGATGGGCAGCGTTCATCCGGTTACCGTCGTGCAGTGGGAAATCGAGCGGATATTCGAGCGGCTGGGCTTCACGGTCGAGGCCGGTCCGGAGATGGAGTCGGAGTTCAACAACTTCGAGGCCCTCAACATTCCCGCCTCGCATCCCGCGCGGGACATGCAGGATACCTTCTGGCTGGACAATGACATGGTCCTGCGGACGCATACGTCGCCGGTGCAGCACCGGGCGATGAAGAAGTTCGGCGCGCCGCTTCGGATCATCGCTCCGGGGCGGTGCTTTCGCTACGAGACGCTGGACGCCTCGCACGAGAATTCGTTTCACCAGGTCGAGGGCCTGCTCATCGACCGCGACATCTCGATCGGCAACCTGATCGCCATGGCGCGTACGCTGCTCAGCGAGGTGATGCATCGCGAGGTGCAATTGCGGGTCCGTCCCGGGTTTTTCCCGTTCGTGGAGCCCGGGATTGAAATCGACATGAACTGCCAGATTTGCCGGGGCGAGGGTTGTCCGACCTGCAAGCGTTCGGGGTGGATTGAGATCCTTCCTGCGGGCATGGTTCATCCCAACGTGCTGACCGCAGGGGGCATCGACCCCGGGGAGTACTCCGGGTTTGCATTCGGACTCGGCCTGACCCGGCTGGCGATGATGAAGTTCGGCATACGCGACATTCGCGTACTCAACTCGGGCGATCTTCGGGCACTGATTTCGCCCGAGCGCCTGGGCGGGCCGTTGCTGGCGCGCAACGGGGGGCGCGAAATCTCCGCGATTTGA
- the pheT gene encoding phenylalanine--tRNA ligase subunit beta — protein MQLSLNWLRDYVDLPPDLDPRELGERFTVSVAEVDDVRPISVRAQGLIAACVLKAEHLPGTRNLRLVTLDVGGGRRVETVSAAPAIHVHSNVVYAPPGASVAGLGTINSANVAGRTSTGMVLPGESVGIAMAAQEAVFLDDSVRPGQALSTVPFDDWIVEIDNKAITNRPDLWGHYGVAREIAALLGLPLKPYPVVSSDDLNDRGLPTVAISIADAAACPRYSAIVLSGVPTQPAPLWMQLRLGHVGMRPISGLVDLTNYVMADLGQPMHAFDAELVDRIEVDWAADGESFTTLDGVERTLDSQTLMIKRKGESIALAGVMGGLETEVSERTSRLLLESANFDAATIRRTAQRLGMRTDASARFEKSLDPENTVLGIRRFLFLASQIYSRLGIESRLSDDYPEPRDPLRVAVRPDHVDRALGRGVGVDEARRLLEPLAFRVRSAGDRWSVDVPTFRATGDVSIEADVIEELARRAGYNEIQPQMPVVSIRRFAPNALHELEQRTLAYFATAYDFHEIQSYLWFNAPWIAQLGVETGSCITLRNPPAEGQEQLRWSLQSGLLAAVALNRFHFPKLSIMELGSVFERSAEGDREIRHLGLILARRGRRVERELYDRLKGALEGWVWDRLARQVHFRKVEADRRCPWEHIHQTAGVTVDGRDMGRVSVVDLSLRQAMDEHLVPWGIAWAEIDLSAFVEIAPRVEPLAGIPAFPRVELDFSFVVPGSERYARVVEHVSAFEHPLLKYVRFVGSYEGESIGPGRRSITIRAVVGDDERTLVEDDTISFVRQFEEHLARFGYEIRK, from the coding sequence ATGCAATTGTCGCTCAATTGGCTCCGCGACTACGTTGATCTGCCCCCCGACCTCGATCCCCGGGAGCTCGGCGAGCGCTTTACCGTCTCGGTCGCGGAGGTCGACGACGTCCGTCCAATTTCGGTACGTGCTCAAGGATTGATCGCCGCCTGCGTGCTCAAAGCCGAGCATCTTCCTGGCACGCGCAACCTCCGGCTCGTGACATTGGATGTCGGCGGCGGACGTCGGGTGGAGACGGTGTCGGCCGCTCCCGCGATACACGTGCACTCGAACGTCGTTTACGCGCCCCCGGGGGCCTCCGTGGCGGGTCTGGGAACGATTAACTCCGCAAACGTCGCGGGGCGAACCAGCACGGGCATGGTCCTGCCCGGAGAATCCGTGGGCATTGCCATGGCCGCGCAGGAGGCGGTGTTTCTGGACGATTCCGTGCGGCCCGGACAGGCGCTTTCCACGGTGCCCTTCGATGACTGGATCGTGGAAATCGACAACAAGGCAATCACCAATCGTCCCGATCTGTGGGGACACTACGGTGTGGCTCGAGAGATCGCCGCGCTCCTGGGGCTGCCCTTGAAGCCCTATCCGGTGGTATCGAGCGACGATCTCAACGACCGCGGCCTGCCCACGGTTGCCATTTCAATTGCCGATGCCGCGGCGTGCCCGCGTTACAGCGCGATCGTGCTGTCCGGCGTTCCCACGCAACCGGCGCCGCTCTGGATGCAGCTTCGCCTGGGGCACGTGGGGATGAGACCGATCTCGGGTCTGGTCGATCTGACGAACTACGTCATGGCCGATCTCGGCCAGCCCATGCATGCCTTTGATGCCGAGCTCGTGGACCGCATCGAGGTGGATTGGGCGGCGGACGGCGAATCATTCACGACGCTGGACGGCGTGGAGCGTACGCTCGATTCACAGACGCTGATGATCAAGCGCAAGGGGGAGTCGATTGCGCTGGCGGGGGTGATGGGGGGACTGGAAACAGAGGTATCCGAGCGAACGTCCCGCCTCCTGCTGGAATCAGCCAACTTTGACGCCGCGACGATTCGTCGGACGGCGCAACGGCTGGGAATGCGCACGGACGCGAGCGCCCGTTTTGAAAAGTCGCTCGATCCTGAGAATACGGTTCTGGGCATCCGCCGGTTCCTGTTCCTGGCTTCGCAGATTTACTCCCGGTTGGGTATCGAAAGCCGTCTGTCGGATGACTATCCGGAACCGCGCGATCCGCTTCGCGTGGCGGTCCGGCCCGATCATGTCGATCGCGCTTTGGGCCGGGGCGTCGGTGTGGACGAAGCGCGTCGTTTGCTCGAGCCGTTGGCCTTTCGCGTCCGCTCCGCGGGCGATCGCTGGTCGGTGGACGTGCCGACGTTCCGCGCAACCGGCGACGTGTCCATCGAAGCCGACGTGATCGAAGAGCTCGCCCGTCGCGCGGGATATAACGAAATTCAGCCGCAGATGCCTGTGGTCAGCATTCGCCGGTTTGCGCCAAACGCACTGCACGAGCTCGAGCAGCGTACCCTGGCGTATTTCGCCACGGCATACGATTTCCACGAGATTCAGAGCTATCTGTGGTTTAATGCTCCCTGGATAGCACAACTCGGCGTCGAGACGGGATCGTGCATCACGCTGCGCAATCCGCCGGCAGAGGGACAGGAACAACTTCGCTGGTCGCTGCAGTCCGGATTGCTGGCGGCCGTGGCTCTGAACCGCTTTCACTTTCCCAAACTTTCCATCATGGAGCTGGGCAGCGTGTTCGAGCGCTCGGCGGAGGGTGATCGCGAGATCCGTCATCTCGGGCTGATCCTGGCTCGGCGAGGGCGTCGCGTGGAGCGCGAGCTGTACGATCGTCTGAAGGGCGCGTTGGAGGGCTGGGTCTGGGACCGCCTTGCCCGGCAGGTTCACTTCAGGAAGGTGGAGGCGGATCGCCGGTGCCCCTGGGAGCACATTCACCAGACGGCCGGCGTTACCGTTGACGGACGGGACATGGGGCGGGTCAGTGTCGTCGATCTGTCACTTCGTCAGGCGATGGATGAACATCTCGTGCCCTGGGGCATCGCCTGGGCCGAGATCGACCTGAGCGCGTTCGTGGAGATCGCGCCCCGTGTGGAACCCCTGGCGGGCATTCCGGCGTTTCCCCGGGTGGAACTTGATTTCTCCTTCGTGGTTCCCGGCAGTGAGCGTTACGCCCGCGTGGTGGAGCACGTTTCAGCGTTTGAGCACCCGCTGCTGAAGTATGTGCGCTTCGTGGGCAGCTACGAGGGTGAGAGCATCGGACCGGGACGGCGAAGCATCACCATTCGCGCGGTCGTCGGTGATGACGAACGCACGCTTGTGGAGGATGACACCATCTCGTTCGTCCGCCAGTTCGAGGAGCACCTCGCCCGATTCGGATATGAGATTCGCAAATGA
- a CDS encoding PKD domain-containing protein: protein MLLALLSGGCLNELSIDAPEPIRPAVEPELGGEYLLYRPSIYDRNQAWPLIVVCHGRFGDSPAAQIRHWASAAESQGFLVVAPKLASGRGSLLGAGDQESQRLAADERHILKTIRHVQAAHTISPDRIFIYGYGSGVSAAMYAGLRNADVFRAVALVQPKINDDYPAPAVAEVNVHQPVLVAYSTDDAIRGRHGKKLAEWLFDHAVNVRREAGGRHRAEDVDDVIAFFESVIRKDPWALIVASPASDGDPLSRKFSLRASFDPAHYLWEFGDGEQSPVSAPEHRYGAAGTYRVQLTVTPQRGEPLTRSVEVRVP, encoded by the coding sequence TTGCTTCTTGCGCTACTTTCCGGCGGGTGTCTGAACGAGCTCTCCATCGACGCACCGGAACCGATTCGCCCTGCGGTGGAACCCGAACTCGGCGGGGAGTATCTTCTCTACCGGCCTTCCATCTACGATCGCAACCAGGCCTGGCCGCTGATTGTCGTCTGCCATGGACGTTTTGGTGATTCTCCCGCGGCCCAGATTCGTCACTGGGCGTCGGCGGCGGAGTCGCAGGGTTTCCTCGTGGTGGCGCCGAAGCTCGCATCCGGGCGTGGCTCGCTGCTTGGGGCAGGCGATCAGGAATCTCAACGACTGGCTGCCGACGAGCGACACATCCTCAAGACGATCCGCCACGTCCAGGCGGCACATACGATTTCGCCGGATCGCATATTCATCTACGGATACGGTTCCGGTGTGTCGGCGGCAATGTACGCCGGGCTGCGAAACGCGGACGTCTTTCGTGCCGTGGCTTTGGTGCAGCCGAAAATCAATGATGACTATCCCGCTCCGGCGGTGGCCGAGGTGAACGTGCATCAGCCCGTGCTCGTGGCCTATTCCACGGACGACGCCATCCGCGGACGGCACGGAAAGAAGCTGGCCGAGTGGCTCTTCGATCATGCGGTCAACGTGCGCCGGGAAGCGGGCGGTCGGCATCGGGCCGAAGATGTGGACGACGTGATCGCCTTCTTCGAGTCGGTCATCCGCAAGGATCCGTGGGCATTGATCGTCGCGTCGCCGGCATCGGATGGTGATCCGCTCTCGCGGAAGTTCAGCCTGCGGGCCAGCTTCGACCCCGCCCATTATCTCTGGGAGTTTGGCGATGGCGAGCAGTCACCGGTGTCGGCGCCGGAGCACCGCTACGGCGCGGCCGGGACGTATCGCGTTCAGCTCACGGTAACGCCGCAGCGGGGCGAGCCGCTGACCCGTTCTGTGGAAGTTCGCGTTCCGTGA
- a CDS encoding CoA-binding protein → MSRKTVAVLGASADRSKFSNKAVRAYIEQGWEVYPVNPKGGEIEGLTAYARLTEIPVKLDRITVYLPPKVTLAALDDIARVQAGEVFINPGAENDEVIDKARELGVEPILACSIVDIGVTPGRYPG, encoded by the coding sequence ATGTCGCGCAAGACCGTTGCCGTACTGGGCGCCTCGGCCGATCGCAGCAAGTTCAGCAACAAGGCCGTCCGCGCATACATCGAGCAGGGATGGGAGGTTTACCCGGTAAATCCCAAGGGTGGGGAGATCGAAGGCCTGACCGCGTACGCGCGCTTGACAGAGATTCCCGTCAAGCTCGATCGAATCACCGTTTATCTGCCGCCGAAGGTCACGCTGGCGGCGTTGGACGACATCGCGAGGGTCCAGGCGGGAGAGGTGTTTATCAATCCCGGCGCGGAAAATGACGAGGTGATCGATAAGGCGAGGGAGCTGGGTGTTGAGCCCATTCTGGCTTGCAGCATTGTGGACATCGGCGTCACGCCGGGAAGGTATCCCGGGTAG
- a CDS encoding phosphoribosylaminoimidazolesuccinocarboxamide synthase has product MAEESVCVEPRRIRHDWRPGGLRFGRDLPYIHSGASIRENVVRRKGLCATPPRSQTLGAEPPAIVTETDLPGVPRRQGKVRDIYDLGAEILLVATDRISAYDVVLPTPIPGKGAMLTRIAAFWFDFFADVPHHLIEVIEDRAPSGLEQHLGILRGRTMRCRKTNVVPIECVVRGYLAGSGWSDYCRNGAICGVSLPPGLRQCEKLPEPIFTPATKAVAGHDENISFEQACEAVGGETMVRLRERSIDLYRRAADHAASRGILLADTKFEWGEAGGEYLLIDEVLTPDSSRFWPADRYEPGRDQESFDKQYVRNYLATLVEAGKWNKNPPGPELPDEVVRNTVSRYREAAQRLTAP; this is encoded by the coding sequence ATGGCGGAGGAGAGCGTCTGCGTCGAGCCGCGGAGAATCCGGCATGATTGGCGGCCGGGGGGACTTCGCTTCGGTCGCGATCTGCCCTACATTCATTCAGGTGCATCGATCCGCGAGAATGTCGTTCGCCGGAAGGGACTCTGCGCGACACCACCCCGGAGTCAGACGTTGGGCGCCGAACCCCCTGCTATCGTAACGGAAACCGACCTTCCCGGCGTACCTCGCCGGCAGGGGAAGGTTCGAGACATTTACGATCTCGGAGCGGAGATCCTGCTCGTCGCCACGGACCGCATCAGCGCGTACGACGTGGTGCTGCCCACACCGATTCCCGGCAAGGGAGCGATGCTCACGCGAATTGCGGCGTTCTGGTTCGATTTCTTCGCCGACGTTCCACACCACTTGATCGAGGTCATCGAGGACCGTGCTCCGTCCGGTTTGGAGCAGCACCTTGGCATTCTCCGCGGGCGCACCATGCGCTGCCGCAAGACAAATGTTGTGCCCATCGAGTGCGTCGTGCGCGGATACCTTGCCGGGTCAGGCTGGAGTGATTACTGCCGCAATGGAGCTATCTGCGGCGTCTCCTTGCCGCCGGGGCTTCGCCAGTGTGAGAAATTGCCCGAGCCGATTTTTACTCCCGCGACCAAGGCCGTGGCCGGACACGACGAGAATATCTCCTTCGAACAGGCCTGCGAGGCTGTTGGTGGCGAAACCATGGTGCGCCTGCGAGAGCGGAGCATCGACCTGTACCGCCGCGCGGCCGACCACGCCGCAAGCCGCGGCATCCTCCTGGCGGATACGAAATTCGAATGGGGCGAAGCCGGCGGCGAATACCTGCTGATCGACGAAGTGCTCACGCCGGACTCCTCGCGATTCTGGCCGGCGGACCGCTACGAACCGGGCCGGGACCAGGAGAGCTTCGACAAGCAGTATGTGCGCAACTACCTCGCGACACTGGTCGAGGCGGGAAAGTGGAACAAGAATCCACCGGGTCCGGAACTTCCCGATGAGGTCGTACGCAACACGGTTTCGCGCTATCGCGAGGCGGCGCAACGCCTGACTGCACCGTGA